TTGAGGGCGATGGTGGCGAGGGCCCCCTTGGACTCGTGCTGGCGGACCAGCGCCGTCAGGTCGAGGTCGGTGAGGACGTCACCCGAGATGACCACGAAGCGCTCGTCGAGCTCGTCGCGGGCGTTGCGGACGGACCCGGCGGTACCGAGCGGCGTCTCCTCGGTGGCGTACACCATGCGCACGCCGAACTCCGACCCGTCGCCGAAGTAGCTCCGGATGGCGTTGGCCATGAAGGCCACCGTGACCACGATGTCCTCGAACCCGTGCTGGCGCAGCAGGGTCACGACGTGCTCCATCATCGGCCGGTTGGCCATCGGGAGCATCGGCTTGGGCTGGTTGGAGGTGAGCGGACGCAGGCGCGTGCCCTCGCCGCCCGCCATGATGACGGCCTTCATGGGAGCACCACGGCGACCCTACCCCGCCGCCATCCGCCCGGCGCGTCCCCGGGCGAGCGCGCGCCGGGCCACGGGCACATAGGCGGCCGCGGCGATCCAGGCCAGGGCCAGGCCGGGCACGGCGCACAGCCACGCCACCACCCCGATCGGCTGCTGCCACCCGGCGTGGCCGTGGGCCAGCAGGAAGGTGGGATAGGCGACCATGAGCCCGAAGGTTCCCGCCTTGCCCACCCACAGGACGTCGATCCGCTCGGCGCCGAGGCTGGCGAGCACGATCACCGCCCCCGACACGAGCGCCTCGCGCGTCAGGGTCACCACGCCGAACCACAGCGGCACGGCGCCCGCCACGATCACCGAGATCACCGCCGTCCCGACGAGGACCCGGTCGGCGGTGGGGTCCAGGACCTTCCCGAGGGTGGACTCCTGGTGCCAGTGCCGGGCCACGAACCCGTCCACCCAGTCGGTGGCGCCCAGCACGGCCAGCAGGACGGCGGCGGCCGTCTGGTGGTGGGCCCCGAACAGCAGCCACACGAAGACCGGCACGCAGGCCAGGCGCACCATCGTGATGGCGTTGGGGACCGTGAGGACCCGGTCGGCCCCGGCCTCCGCCCCCTCGTCCGGTCCGGTCACGACCCGCAGTCTACGGGGCGCCCTCCCCGGGCCCGGGGTGGCGCGCGTCGCCGTCGGGGGGCGTCGTCGGGGCGTCGGCGGCGGTCACCGGGCGTGCCCGGCGCCCTCGACGCGGTCGCGCCGCGGGCGCTGCGGTGCGTCGGCGTCCTCGGCGATCTCCCGGGCGCGCGCCCGGTACCGGCGGGCCTTGGCCTCGAGGTCCCGCATCATGGCGCCCAGCCGCTCCTGCTTGGCCCGCACCACCGATCGGAGCCGGGCGTTGATGGCGGTCGCCTCGGCGAGGATGTCCTGCCGGCGCCCGGCGTCCGTGCCCCCGTGGAACTGCCGGCGCAGGTCCGCGAGCTGGTCATCGGCCCGGAGGATCTCGCCGATCTCGCCGAGGTCGAAGCCGAGCAGCGACTGCAGCTCCCGGATCCGCAGCAGCCGGGCCACGTCCTGCTCGCGGTAACGCCGCGCCCCGCCCGCCGAGTGCCCGGCGGGCACGAGCAGCCCGAGCTCCTCGTAGTAGCGCAGGGTGCGGGACGAGACCCCGGCACGGGCCGCCACCTCGCCGATGCGCAGGAGGCCGGCGGGAGACGCCTCGGCCTTCGGCTCGGGCCGGGTCTCGGGCCGGGTCGTGGGCCCCGGCCGCGGTTCGGGCCCGGGCGCCGTCACCGAACCCCCTCGGCCCCCACGAGCGCCGCCACGTCGGGCGCCGCCGGCGGCTCCCCGAGGCCGCCCGCGCCGGGCTCGGCGCCGGTGCGGGCCGCGCCCTGCCGGGGGTCGCCCGCCCACAGGCTGGCCACTCCGGCCAGCGCGCACAGGAGCGCCGACGCGCTGAAGGCCACGATGAGGCCACGGTGGAAGGGCGCCGCGATCAGCGACGGGAAGAAGCGCCTGCCCGTCACCACGGCGGCGTGGACGGTGCCGATGTGCGCCAGCACCTGCGGCCCGAGCAGCGTGCGGATCGGGTTGTCCCCGAGGAAGGCGGCGAACAGGGTCCCCACCGGCGGCAGCGACGACACCCGGTGGGCGGTGGCCGTCGGCACGCCCTGGGCCTGCAGGCCGTGGAGCATGGCGCCGGGAAGCGTGGCGGCCAGGCCGACGATCATGAGCGAGAAGAAGATCCCGATCGACAGCACGAAGCCGGAGTTCATGAACGTCGCCCGCATGCCCGAGGCCGCGCCGCGCTGGTCGGCGGGGACGGCGTTCATCATGGTGGTCGTGTTGGGAGCCGAGAACAGGCCCACGAAGACCCCGTTGGCGAGCACGAGCGCGGCGAAGCCCGGGTAGCTGAAGTCGATCGGCAGGAAGAGCAGGGCCACGAAGCTGGCAGCCGCCCCGAACATCCCGACGGTCGAGAACCAGCGTTGCCCGTAGCGGTCCGACAGGCGCCCGGCGAGCGGGCCCGAGGCCAGATACCCGATGGAGAGGGGCACCATGTAGACGCCCGACCACAACGGGGTCGATGCGAACGAGTAGCCGTGGAGCGGGAGCCAGATCCCCTGCAGCCACAGGACGAGCATGAACTGCAGGCCGCCGCGTCCCATGTTGGACAGCAGGTTGGCCACACCCGCGCCCGTGAAGGCCCGGATCCTGAAGAGCGACAGGTCGAGCATCGGCGCGGCGACGTGCCGTTCGACCACGACGAACAGTGCCAGCACGGCCAGGCCCCCGCCGAGCTCGGCGAGCACCCACGGGCCCGCCCACCCCATGGAATCGCCCCCGTGCGGCATGAGCCCGTAGGTGAGCCCGATCATCACGAGCACCAGGCCCACGGCGAAGGTGGCGTTGCCCCACCAGTCGATGCGGGCGGGCGAGCGCTCGCCGGTGTCGCGCAGCTTCAGGTACGCCCACATCGTCCCGGCCACGCCGAAGGGGACGCTCACGAGAAAGACCCACCGCCAGTCGACGGCCGACAACAGGCCACCCACGAGCAGGCCCAGGAACGACCCGGAGATCCCCGCCACGATGTTGATGCCGAGCGCCATGCCCCGCTCCCCCAGGGGAAAGGCGTCGGTGATGATGGCCATGGAGTTCGCCATCAGCAGCGCGCCCCCGATCCCCTGCACCACGCGCAGGGCGATGAGGACGAGGGCGCCCTTCGACCCCGATACCGGCGAGGCCGCCAACGCCATGGACGCCAGGGTGAACACCGCGAACCCGGCGTTGTACATGCGCACGCGGCCGAAGAGGTCGCCGATGCGTCCCAGCGTCACCACCAGGACGGCGCTCACGATCATGTAGCCCTGCAGCAGCCACAGCAGCAGGCCGATGTTCGACGCCTGGAGCGGGTCGACATGGATGCCCCGGAAGATGGCCGGCAGCGAGATGATCACGATCGAGGTGTTCAGCATCGCCATGAAGACGCCGAGCGTGGTGTTGGAGAGCGCCGTCCACTTGTACCGGTCGCCGTGTGCCCCCACCCCGGCGGCCCCGGCGGCCCCATCGACCCCGGCCGGCTTGGCGGCAACGCCGCGCTCGTGTGTCCGGGCGTCCTCCACGACCGGAAGTTTACGTGGACGTGAACTTCGGCCACACCTCGTCGGGGGTGGGCACATCGGTGTCCGGGGGTCCCGACCCGTGTGCTACGCAAGGTCGTGCCCGATTTCCGACCCTTCGCCGGCCTCCGCTACGACCGGGCCGTGCCGCTCGACAAGGTCATCGCCCCGCCCTACGACGTGGTCGGCCCCGACGAGCGCGCCGAGCTGGCCGGCCGGCACCGGGCGAACGCCATCCATGTCGAGCTGCCCGTGGAGGACTTCCGGTCGGGCCTCGACAAGTACCAGGCCGCCGCGCACATCCTCGACGCCTGGCGCCAGGAGGGCGTCGTCGTCCCCGACCCCTGGGCGGCCTTCTATGCGTACCGGATGACCGTGCCCGGCGTGGGGACGACGACCGGGGTCATCGGCGCTCTGGCGTGCGAGCCCGAGGGAGGCGACATCCTCCCCCACGAGCAGACCATCCCCAAGGACAAGAGCGACCGGCTCGACCTGCTGCGCGCCTGCCACGCCAACCTGTCCCCCATCTGGGGCCTGTCCCTGTCAGCGGGGCTGGCGGCGGCCTACCAGCCCGAGGGGCCACCCCATGCCGAGGCCGTGGACGACGCCGGGGTGATCCACGGGCTGTGGGTGCTCGACTCGCCGGCGGTGATGGAGCGGATCATGCGCGCCGTCGCCGCCGCGCCGGTGGTCATCGCCGACGGGCACCACCGCTACGAGACGGCGCGGGCGTACCAGGCCGAGCGGCGGGCCGCCCGCGACGGCGCCCCGGGGGACTACGACTTCGTGATGGCGTTCGTGGTCGAACTGGCCGAGGGCCAGCTGTCGGTCGGCCCCATCCACCGGACGCTGACAGGGGTGCCCCCCGAGGTCGACCTGGCCGAGGTGTTCGGCCGTTGGTTCGACATGGTCCACGCCGGGCCCCTCGACGAGCAGGTGGTGGAGGCCGTGGCGGAGTCGGGCGCCCTCGCCCTCGTGACCGACCGTGACGTATGGCTGCTCACCCCGCGCGAGCAGACCTACGCCGAGGCGGGCTCGGACCTCGACTCCAGCGTGGTCGCCCTGGCCACGGCGGCCATCCCCGAGGCGGCGGTCACCTACGTCCACGACTGGCACGCGGCGGTCTCCGCCGTGGCCGCCGGTGGCGCCCAGGCGGCGCTGCTGCTGCGCGCCGTCACCGTCGACCAGATCTCCGACTGGGCGCACGCCCGTCAGCGGATGCCACCGAAGAGCACCTACTTCCACCCCAAGCCGCGGACCGGCATGGTGTTCCGGCCGGTGGAGGGCTGAGCGCTCCCACCCGGGGCGCGGCCCGTGACCCGGAGGCCCGACGGCCCGAGGAACGAGGGCGTCGCGACGTGCCCCCTTGCCGCAGCGGGCCGGCTGCGACTCACGCCGCGAGCGCCCTGTTCCTGCCCCCCCTGAAAGGCACAGGATCACGCCCGCCTGGACAGTGACTCCGAGTGCCCATGGGGGTATCGGCCGGACACGGAGCGCGGTTGAGGATGTCGGGGTGGGACCTCGGTCCCGTTTTCGGTCCCGGCGGGGCCCTCTACTGCGCTGCGGCGCCCTCGACGGTCCAGGTCCCGCCCGAGCGCAGGAGGGCGGACAGGTCCCCGGGGCCGCGGCGCTCGTGGGCGGCGAGCAGCTGCGCCGACATGGCCTCGCCGTATTCGGTGCGCTCCACGGCACGGAAGACCCCGATGGGGGTGGGCTCGAAGGGGCCGCGCGCCAGGCGGCTGAGCTGGAACGCCAGGCCGGGCTCGTCGCGCTTCTCGTCGTGCACGAGGAGGGCGTCCTCGCCCACGTCGGCGACCTCGGC
This is a stretch of genomic DNA from Acidimicrobiales bacterium. It encodes these proteins:
- a CDS encoding MerR family transcriptional regulator — translated: MTAPGPEPRPGPTTRPETRPEPKAEASPAGLLRIGEVAARAGVSSRTLRYYEELGLLVPAGHSAGGARRYREQDVARLLRIRELQSLLGFDLGEIGEILRADDQLADLRRQFHGGTDAGRRQDILAEATAINARLRSVVRAKQERLGAMMRDLEAKARRYRARAREIAEDADAPQRPRRDRVEGAGHAR
- a CDS encoding CDP-alcohol phosphatidyltransferase family protein; translated protein: MTGPDEGAEAGADRVLTVPNAITMVRLACVPVFVWLLFGAHHQTAAAVLLAVLGATDWVDGFVARHWHQESTLGKVLDPTADRVLVGTAVISVIVAGAVPLWFGVVTLTREALVSGAVIVLASLGAERIDVLWVGKAGTFGLMVAYPTFLLAHGHAGWQQPIGVVAWLCAVPGLALAWIAAAAYVPVARRALARGRAGRMAAG
- a CDS encoding MFS transporter produces the protein MEDARTHERGVAAKPAGVDGAAGAAGVGAHGDRYKWTALSNTTLGVFMAMLNTSIVIISLPAIFRGIHVDPLQASNIGLLLWLLQGYMIVSAVLVVTLGRIGDLFGRVRMYNAGFAVFTLASMALAASPVSGSKGALVLIALRVVQGIGGALLMANSMAIITDAFPLGERGMALGINIVAGISGSFLGLLVGGLLSAVDWRWVFLVSVPFGVAGTMWAYLKLRDTGERSPARIDWWGNATFAVGLVLVMIGLTYGLMPHGGDSMGWAGPWVLAELGGGLAVLALFVVVERHVAAPMLDLSLFRIRAFTGAGVANLLSNMGRGGLQFMLVLWLQGIWLPLHGYSFASTPLWSGVYMVPLSIGYLASGPLAGRLSDRYGQRWFSTVGMFGAAASFVALLFLPIDFSYPGFAALVLANGVFVGLFSAPNTTTMMNAVPADQRGAASGMRATFMNSGFVLSIGIFFSLMIVGLAATLPGAMLHGLQAQGVPTATAHRVSSLPPVGTLFAAFLGDNPIRTLLGPQVLAHIGTVHAAVVTGRRFFPSLIAAPFHRGLIVAFSASALLCALAGVASLWAGDPRQGAARTGAEPGAGGLGEPPAAPDVAALVGAEGVR
- a CDS encoding DUF1015 domain-containing protein, whose product is MPDFRPFAGLRYDRAVPLDKVIAPPYDVVGPDERAELAGRHRANAIHVELPVEDFRSGLDKYQAAAHILDAWRQEGVVVPDPWAAFYAYRMTVPGVGTTTGVIGALACEPEGGDILPHEQTIPKDKSDRLDLLRACHANLSPIWGLSLSAGLAAAYQPEGPPHAEAVDDAGVIHGLWVLDSPAVMERIMRAVAAAPVVIADGHHRYETARAYQAERRAARDGAPGDYDFVMAFVVELAEGQLSVGPIHRTLTGVPPEVDLAEVFGRWFDMVHAGPLDEQVVEAVAESGALALVTDRDVWLLTPREQTYAEAGSDLDSSVVALATAAIPEAAVTYVHDWHAAVSAVAAGGAQAALLLRAVTVDQISDWAHARQRMPPKSTYFHPKPRTGMVFRPVEG